In a genomic window of Gloeocapsopsis dulcis:
- a CDS encoding IS6 family transposase, with protein MSKSNLFKWRHYEANIILLCVRWYLTYPLSYRQVAEMVNERGMEVSHTTIFRWVQQYGPELDKRCRPHLQITNDLWRVDETYVKVKGKWKYLYRAVDSARNTLDFLLTAKRDAQAAKRFFRKALKASHNQEPRVVTVDKNAAYPKAIDELKIKKELPQTVELRQKKYLNNIVEQDHRGIKRLVKPGMGFGSFNTARRTIKGYEIMNMITKGQIQAVAKGAVIDLKFIAEIFGVAA; from the coding sequence ATGTCCAAGTCCAACCTCTTCAAGTGGCGACATTATGAAGCCAATATCATCCTACTCTGCGTGCGCTGGTACTTGACCTATCCGCTCTCCTACCGCCAGGTAGCAGAGATGGTAAATGAGAGAGGAATGGAAGTCAGCCACACGACAATTTTCCGGTGGGTACAGCAGTATGGACCAGAACTGGACAAGCGCTGCCGACCCCACTTGCAGATCACAAATGATTTATGGCGCGTGGACGAAACCTATGTAAAAGTCAAAGGGAAATGGAAATATCTTTATCGGGCAGTGGACTCAGCTAGGAACACGCTGGACTTCCTCCTAACAGCCAAGCGGGATGCCCAAGCCGCCAAGCGATTTTTTCGTAAAGCGCTCAAAGCGTCCCACAACCAGGAACCGCGCGTCGTCACTGTGGATAAAAATGCCGCTTATCCGAAAGCTATAGATGAACTTAAAATCAAGAAAGAGTTGCCACAGACAGTGGAATTACGACAGAAAAAGTATCTAAACAATATAGTTGAGCAAGACCATCGAGGCATCAAACGATTAGTCAAACCTGGAATGGGATTCGGTTCATTCAACACGGCACGACGAACAATAAAAGGATACGAAATTATGAACATGATCACAAAAGGGCAAATTCAAGCAGTTGCTAAAGGCGCGGTTATTGACCTTAAATTCATAGCTGAAATCTTTGGAGTGGCTGCATAG
- a CDS encoding PAS domain-containing protein translates to MSEDGALLEGNPAFLRLLGVDAIAPATQTLEPYFQPEDYAQLLSQLQQNGQIRDREFQLHRVDGNTIWVQVSKTFNTIDGVTVIDGLMEDISKVKQRETECQEALEELAVAEEELKTQNEELARQNEDLSQQKEALVVARQTVEAERQRYQELFEFAPDSYLVTDAAATILEANRAAASMLGVQSHLLIGLPFLNFVADSDRQELVAKINEPRSGDWVREWEVRIVRQWDRRPIDVILTVAVVRDCAFLNAGGDRKGQFVALRWLIRDITQRKQALTALQASETRFRQLAESIEDVFWMCDPQQARSLYVSSAYEKIWGRSCASLKANWQEWIDTIYPDDRERVREAFFTNILRGKYDEEYRIVRPDGTVRWVRDRGYPVKNDAGEIQCVNGIAEDITERKQIAAELHRREQEFRALVENSLDIISRFNLELRHLYVNPAIEQATGIPQAHFLGKTNAELGFATETATAWDNSLREVLTTRQCSFLEFDFSSPDGTRSYQSRIAPEFAQDSSAQSLLAISRDVTEYKLAEKALRERSERLKLLSETASALLSTEQPLALMNDLFEKLAAQLDLHFYFNFLVDERDRQQMWFCCKN, encoded by the coding sequence TTGAGCGAAGATGGCGCTTTGCTAGAAGGTAATCCAGCATTTTTACGATTGTTAGGAGTCGATGCGATCGCACCTGCGACACAGACACTTGAGCCGTATTTCCAGCCCGAAGACTATGCACAACTTCTCAGTCAATTGCAGCAAAATGGACAAATTCGCGATCGCGAATTTCAACTACATCGAGTTGATGGCAATACAATCTGGGTGCAAGTTAGTAAAACCTTCAATACCATCGACGGCGTGACGGTGATTGATGGATTAATGGAAGACATTAGCAAAGTTAAGCAGCGCGAAACGGAATGCCAAGAGGCTTTGGAAGAACTCGCAGTTGCTGAGGAGGAATTAAAAACGCAGAACGAAGAGCTAGCGCGACAAAATGAGGATTTGAGCCAGCAAAAAGAGGCTCTAGTCGTTGCACGTCAGACAGTAGAAGCAGAACGCCAACGCTATCAAGAGTTGTTTGAGTTTGCTCCAGACAGTTACTTGGTGACAGATGCAGCCGCAACAATTCTAGAAGCCAACCGTGCAGCGGCAAGTATGCTAGGAGTGCAATCGCATTTGTTGATCGGATTACCATTTCTCAATTTTGTCGCAGACAGCGATCGCCAAGAATTGGTCGCTAAAATCAACGAGCCACGTTCAGGAGACTGGGTACGCGAGTGGGAAGTACGTATAGTACGACAGTGGGATCGTCGCCCAATTGACGTTATTTTAACAGTAGCTGTGGTACGCGATTGCGCTTTTCTCAACGCCGGAGGCGATCGTAAGGGACAATTCGTGGCACTGCGCTGGTTAATCCGCGATATTACCCAACGCAAACAAGCATTAACCGCATTGCAAGCGAGTGAAACCCGATTTCGCCAGCTGGCAGAAAGCATTGAAGATGTCTTTTGGATGTGCGATCCGCAGCAAGCGCGATCGCTCTATGTCAGTTCCGCGTATGAAAAAATCTGGGGAAGAAGTTGTGCCAGCCTAAAAGCAAATTGGCAAGAGTGGATCGATACGATTTACCCTGATGATCGCGAACGAGTACGCGAGGCGTTCTTTACAAATATCCTACGGGGAAAATACGACGAAGAGTATCGGATTGTGCGTCCTGATGGTACGGTTCGTTGGGTGCGCGATCGCGGGTATCCGGTGAAAAACGATGCGGGAGAAATACAGTGTGTTAATGGAATTGCCGAAGATATTACTGAGCGCAAGCAGATAGCAGCCGAACTTCATCGCCGCGAACAAGAATTTCGCGCTTTAGTTGAAAACTCCCTCGATATTATTTCCCGATTCAATCTCGAACTGCGTCATCTCTATGTTAATCCTGCGATCGAACAAGCAACCGGAATACCACAAGCACACTTTTTGGGCAAAACCAACGCAGAACTAGGATTTGCGACCGAAACAGCTACCGCTTGGGACAATAGCCTGCGCGAAGTTCTGACAACGCGACAATGCAGTTTTCTAGAATTCGATTTTTCCTCCCCTGACGGAACTCGCTCGTATCAATCTCGCATTGCACCTGAGTTTGCTCAGGATAGTTCGGCGCAGTCGCTACTCGCGATCAGCCGCGATGTTACCGAGTATAAACTAGCAGAAAAAGCCCTGCGCGAACGTAGCGAACGACTCAAGCTGCTCTCAGAAACTGCTAGCGCCCTACTTTCGACTGAACAACCGCTGGCACTGATGAATGATTTGTTTGAGAAACTTGCCGCACAGCTGGACTTGCATTTTTACTTCAACTTCTTGGTTGATGAACGCGATCGCCAGCAGATGTGGTTCTGTTGCAAAAACTGA
- a CDS encoding SDR family oxidoreductase → MFPAKHAISSPARRHCYNGGHLRTTLAPHLGDFERLDPVPFKFYPILGEKIGKNICLRGLGGDWHFILQFKITLGVVEMQLKPIDQQVIAVVGASSGIGRETALKLAAKNAKLVVAARSQPGLDSLVEEITALGGSATAIVADVSEFEQVKAIADAAIAAYGRLDTWVHCAAINLYATFEQTTPEEFQRVIDVNFVGQVYGAMAALPHLKRQGSGALIHISSVEARRALPYHSAYAAAKHGIKGFLKSLRVELRHEKLPISVTNIMPASINTPLFNKSRTKLGVKPQGLPPIYQPAAVADAILYATEHPIRDLVVGGAGQAISFAQALSPCFMDALMLLIGFQLQKTDEPKSEEAPDNLFEPITGFDRVAGDFSSRSRMSYSAWLATHPIAKWGVAATAISIMGLAILNVT, encoded by the coding sequence GTGTTTCCTGCTAAACACGCTATTTCCTCGCCAGCTCGACGCCATTGCTACAACGGGGGACACCTCCGCACGACACTGGCTCCCCACTTGGGAGACTTTGAAAGGCTTGATCCCGTCCCCTTTAAGTTCTACCCAATTCTGGGGGAGAAGATCGGGAAAAATATTTGTTTGCGGGGGCTAGGGGGCGATTGGCACTTCATTCTTCAATTTAAAATCACATTGGGAGTAGTCGAGATGCAACTCAAGCCAATAGACCAACAAGTCATCGCAGTAGTTGGCGCTTCTAGCGGTATTGGACGAGAAACAGCCCTCAAGTTAGCAGCAAAAAATGCCAAATTAGTCGTTGCTGCGCGTAGCCAACCAGGGTTAGATTCTTTAGTAGAGGAAATTACTGCGCTTGGTGGTTCGGCAACGGCTATTGTTGCAGATGTGAGCGAATTTGAGCAGGTAAAAGCGATCGCCGACGCTGCGATCGCCGCCTACGGACGGTTAGACACTTGGGTACACTGCGCGGCAATTAATCTCTACGCTACGTTTGAACAAACAACCCCAGAAGAATTTCAGCGGGTTATTGATGTTAACTTCGTGGGGCAAGTATACGGTGCAATGGCTGCTTTACCTCATCTCAAGCGTCAAGGATCAGGCGCGTTAATTCATATTTCTTCAGTAGAAGCAAGACGTGCGTTGCCTTACCACAGCGCCTATGCAGCCGCAAAGCATGGGATTAAAGGTTTCTTAAAATCCTTGCGAGTTGAGTTACGGCATGAAAAATTGCCCATCAGCGTCACTAATATCATGCCAGCATCGATTAATACACCTTTATTTAATAAAAGTCGGACAAAGTTAGGTGTAAAACCCCAAGGACTACCACCGATTTATCAACCCGCAGCGGTAGCGGATGCGATTCTCTACGCAACAGAACATCCGATTCGCGATCTGGTAGTAGGCGGGGCAGGACAGGCAATCAGTTTTGCACAAGCACTTTCACCCTGCTTCATGGATGCTTTGATGCTACTTATTGGCTTTCAGTTGCAAAAAACCGATGAACCAAAATCTGAAGAAGCCCCAGACAATTTGTTTGAACCAATTACTGGATTTGATCGGGTTGCAGGGGATTTCAGTTCGCGATCGCGCATGAGTTATTCGGCTTGGTTAGCAACTCATCCAATAGCAAAGTGGGGTGTAGCTGCGACTGCGATCAGCATTATGGGGTTGGCAATTCTAAATGTAACTTAA
- a CDS encoding Crp/Fnr family transcriptional regulator — translation MRWLLRENALQLQSILSLDSDDEMTSDRFKDRYYKGELIPINYQEIYQVCQGVVKLSTISDTGEEVLVGLASSSMPFGASITSLNIYQATALTNNVELVRFPLTNWLNCPSRVQKLVPKLTSRLRQTELLLYISDQRRVKHRLHYLLQFLKQEIGQPVPQGTRLSVRFTHEELASACCATRVTTTRQLNKLREQGMISVDDEHHIILLN, via the coding sequence TTGCGTTGGCTGCTACGCGAGAATGCTTTACAGCTACAATCAATCTTATCTTTAGATAGCGATGATGAAATGACGAGCGATCGCTTCAAGGATCGCTACTACAAAGGGGAACTGATTCCCATTAACTATCAAGAAATTTACCAAGTTTGTCAAGGCGTTGTTAAATTAAGTACCATAAGCGATACGGGAGAAGAGGTTCTTGTCGGATTAGCAAGTTCATCAATGCCCTTCGGGGCAAGTATCACTTCACTTAATATTTATCAAGCAACTGCATTGACAAATAACGTTGAGTTAGTTCGCTTTCCCTTAACCAATTGGCTTAATTGTCCTTCCAGAGTTCAAAAACTAGTCCCGAAACTGACTTCTCGCCTCCGTCAAACTGAGTTACTTTTATACATTTCGGATCAGCGACGGGTAAAGCATCGTTTGCATTATCTATTACAATTTCTTAAACAAGAAATCGGTCAACCTGTACCGCAAGGAACTCGTCTGAGTGTGCGTTTTACGCATGAAGAACTTGCAAGTGCTTGTTGTGCAACGCGAGTGACAACGACTCGCCAACTCAACAAACTTAGGGAGCAAGGAATGATTTCGGTTGATGACGAGCATCACATCATCTTATTAAATTAG
- a CDS encoding DUF4383 domain-containing protein: MATKQNVWSKLQQDQSDMTKIRYFALITGILFLLLGIAGFIPGLVTLPAGAPTVAVDAPRLALDSGYGYVLGLFPTNSLHNAVHIVVGLLGIAAYTSASGALVFTRGYAIAYALIALMGLFPFSNTTFGVMPIYGNNVWLNGITAAIAAYLGFSKPIETSTSSTPDNV, from the coding sequence ATGGCTACTAAACAAAATGTTTGGAGTAAACTACAACAAGATCAAAGTGATATGACAAAAATCCGTTATTTCGCCTTGATTACAGGAATTCTTTTTCTGCTATTAGGAATAGCGGGCTTCATTCCAGGGCTTGTTACGTTACCAGCAGGTGCTCCTACAGTCGCAGTTGATGCACCCAGGTTAGCGCTTGATAGTGGATACGGCTACGTACTAGGGTTATTTCCTACTAATTCCTTACATAATGCAGTTCACATCGTCGTGGGGCTGTTAGGAATTGCTGCTTACACCAGTGCTAGTGGGGCGCTAGTGTTTACTCGCGGATATGCGATCGCCTACGCACTCATCGCATTGATGGGCTTATTTCCTTTTTCCAACACAACTTTTGGTGTGATGCCCATCTACGGAAATAATGTGTGGTTGAATGGAATTACTGCAGCGATCGCTGCCTATCTCGGCTTTAGTAAACCAATCGAAACTAGCACTTCATCTACACCAGATAACGTATAA